A region from the Drosophila ananassae strain 14024-0371.13 chromosome 2L, ASM1763931v2, whole genome shotgun sequence genome encodes:
- the LOC6503427 gene encoding helix-loop-helix protein delilah yields the protein MKSNTYELHNYADLNVMESPEDSKDSRKRKAASKVEKYSLRQKRQKRNPQSEDASPANLPDFQLDLVDPVVEPVNKSRKNTSTKAKTKAPPLSKYRRKTANARERTRMREINTAFETLRHCVPQAITGEDATNASEKLTKITTLRLAMKYISMLSEAIQDPSYESEFIGECLEESANREARLDVEIFDDTELEVEKPKSPPVRKKTPKTKGSGKKTSTASKRQSQKQTKSTPKIPPVSSGESCYATSSIGSPASSAYASLSSSSNSSPGLEAECLIGLQGISDLDTMLMDASDGDSLSCLSPGYESLLTGGGGESLLPGCRGDLPMSGLEKSDVELSLRLLDHHSRDSFDFASDQQPSACISSLASLDGYPFADILHPDFPDMFLT from the coding sequence ATGAAGTCCAACACGTACGAGCTGCACAACTACGCCGATCTGAATGTGATGGAAAGTCCGGAGGACTCCAAGGACTCACGGAAAAGAAAGGCGGCCAGCAAGGTGGAAAAATACTCATTACGGCAGAAGCGCCAAAAGAGAAACCCGCAATCGGAAGATGCATCACCAGCCAACCTGCCCGATTTTCAGCTGGATCTGGTAGATCCAGTGGTGGAGCCAGTGAACAAATCCAGGAAAAATACATCCACCAAGGCCAAAACGAAAGCACCGCCGTTGAGCAAATATCGCCGGAAAACCGCGAATGCAAGAGAGCGAACCAGGATGCGGGAAATCAATACGGCTTTCGAGACCCTGCGGCACTGTGTTCCTCAGGCCATTACCGGCGAGGATGCGACCAATGCCAGCGAGAAGCTGACCAAGATAACCACCCTGAGACTGGCCATGAAGTACATCAGTATGCTGAGCGAGGCCATACAGGATCCCAGCTACGAAAGTGAGTTTATCGGCGAGTGCCTGGAGGAGAGCGCCAATAGGGAGGCCAGGCTGGACGTGGAAATATTCGATGACACCGAGTTGGAGGTGGAGAAACCCAAATCCCCGCCTGTGAGGAAAAAGACGCCCAAAACTAAGGGTTCCGGCAAGAAAACCTCAACAGCCAGCAAAAGACAGAGCCAGAAACAGACAAAGTCCACTCCAAAAATCCCGCCAGTTAGCTCCGGAGAGTCCTGCTATGCCACCTCCTCGATAGGATCGCCGGCCTCCTCTGCCTACGCCTCgttgtcctcctcctccaacagcAGTCCAGGACTGGAGGCGGAGTGCTTGATAGGCCTGCAGGGAATCAGTGATCTGGACACCATGCTTATGGATGCATCTGATGGGGACTCGCTGTCCTGCCTGAGTCCCGGATATGAGAGCTTGCTGACAGGAGGTGGCGGCGAGTCCCTGTTACCTGGCTGTCGTGGGGACCTGCCCATGTCCGGTCTGGAGAAGTCCGATGTGGAGCTTAGTCTAAGATTGCTGGATCACCACTCCAGGGACTCCTTCGATTTCGCAAGCGATCAACAACCGTCGGCGTGCATCAGTTCCCTGGCCAGCCTCGATGGTTATCCTTTCGCCGATATTCTACATCCCGACTTTCCCGACATGTTTCTCACGTGA
- the LOC6503428 gene encoding hexokinase type 1: MTAAKDESFVPERDFPEVHKMCKLFVPSEDDLEKIMQLMDREITMGLTREGHERSTVPCKLSYVTDLPNGRERGQFLALEMMPTNCRIMLVKFSSERDVYTSSKCVIMPHTVAAGKGTEVFNFLASNIATFVKEKKVEKENMPLGIAFAFTLNKTALDAGTLVSWTKEFGATGAIGKDVVQLLREALAKFPEISVDVMGIINVAAGSLLALCWAQPDTRMGLIMGSIANSCYVEKIEKCDLYQGDPFKKIMIINSDWAHFGDGGQLDFIRNEFDRQLDAESITPGLRIYEKFSGALCLAELVRIVVLRLMKMGVIFEDGRRDYIGIQWKMDMVSLIEIESDPPGVYTRAQEVMDKFKIRHCSEKDLAALKYICATISNRAAMVVASGVAALINRMKMPQISIAVDGGIYRLHPTYATVLNKYTKLLVDPHYKFEFVITQDSCGVGAAIMAGMAHAQKYKTDAKLFEMDY; this comes from the exons ATGACGGCGGCAAAGGATGAGAGTTTCGTCCCGGAAAGAGACTTTCCCGAAGTTCACAAGATGTGCAAACTATTCGTGCCCTCGGAGGATGATCTTGAGAAGATCATGCAGTTGATGGACCGCGAGATCACGATGGGTCTGACCCGCGAGGGCCATGAACGCTCCACGGTGCCCTGTAAGCTGAGCTACGTGACGGACCTGCCGAATGGCCGGGAACGTGGCCAGTTCCTGGCCCTCGAGATGATGCCGACGAACTGCCGGATTATGTTGGTGAAATTTAGCAGCGAACGGGATGTCTATACCAGTTCCAAGTGTGTGATCATGCCGCATACCGTGGCAGCGGGCAAGGGCACCGAGGTGTTTAACTTCCTGGCCTCCAATATTGCCACTTTCGTGAAGGAGAAGAAAGTGGAGAAAGAAAATATGCCCCTGGGCATTGCATTTGCGTTTACACTGAACAAAACAGCCCTGGATGCGGGCACCCTTGTCTCCTGGACCAAGGAGTTTGGTGCTACCGGTGCCATTGGCAAGGATGTGGTCCAGTTACTTCGGGAGGCATTGGCCAAATTTCCAGAAATATCCGTTGATGTAATGGGAATTATCAATGTCGCAGCTGGCTCGCTTCTGGCCCTTTGCTGGGCCCAGCCAGATACCCGAATGGGTCTCATCATGGGCAGTATTGCCAATTCCTGCTACGTGGAGAAAATAGAGAAGTGCGACTTGTACCAGGGAGATCCTTTCaagaaaataatgattataaaTTCAG ACTGGGCGCATTTCGGAGACGGCGGCCAACTGGATTTTATACGCAATGAATTCGACCGCCAGCTGGACGCCGAGTCCATAACTCCGGGCCTGAGAATCTATGAGAAGTTCAGCGGAGCCCTCTGCCTGGCGGAGCTCGTCAGGATTGTGGTCCTTCGGCTGATGAAAATGGGCGTCATTTTTGAAGACGGTCGTCGTGACTACATTGGCATTCAGTGGAAAATGGACATGGTCTCCCTGATCGAGATCGAGTCAGATCCGCCAGGGGTTTACACCAGGGCGCAGGAGGTGATGGACAAGTTCAAGATCCGCCACTGCTCGGAGAAGGATCTGGCTGCTTTGAAGTACATCTGCGCTACCATTTCCAATCGTGCTGCCATGGTGGTGGCCAGTGGAGTGGCCGCCCTCATCAATCGCATGAAGATGCCCCAGATTTCCATAGCCGTTGACGGAGGCATCTATCGCCTGCATCCAACATACGCAACTGTCCTGAACAAGTACACTAAACTTCTCGTGGATCCGCACTACAAGTTCGAGTTTGTGATCACCCAGGATAGCTGCGGGGTGGGGGCAGCCATAATGGCGGGAATGGCCCATGCCCAGAAGTACAAAACGGATGCGAAGCTCTTCGAAATGGACTACTAG
- the LOC6503420 gene encoding hexokinase type 2 yields VCQIWVFSFEIDFLSYNLSLTALSNCSIQISFLYLLLLDRFSKLTLLWRFAKFWSPNTLISTMAHPEVENAIKGFLLDQEKMAEVVDRMTKEMKMGLAKDTHPRAVIKCFVSYVQDLPTGKERGKCLALDLGGSNFRVLLVTLNGDGSADIQSKSYVFPSTLMTGTSDELFDFIAASLGNFCIENGLENEALPLGFTFSFPCQQKGINKGTLVAWTKGFNVPGVVGKNVVELLQQAIERRGEVRISIVAILNDTVGTLMSCAFHNRNCRIGLIVGTGTNACYVEKTVNAECFEHYQTSPKQSMIINCEWGAFGDNGVLDFVRTSYDRIVDKVTPNPGRQTFEKCISGMYMGEIVRLIVIEMMAKGVMFHGETSQQIQNRWSFQTAYLSDVESDPIGEYRHTNKVIREMGFLGNNEADKINLRRICEAVSSRSAKLCACGLVTLINKMNINEVVVGIDGSVYRYHPKYHDLLTMYMKQLLKPGVKFELTVSEDGSGKGAALVAATAAQSK; encoded by the coding sequence gtttgtcAAATATGGGTATTTTCTTTTGAAATAGATTTTCTTTCTTACAATCTTTCTTTGACTGCGCTTTCAAATTGTTCTATtcaaatttcttttttatatctATTACTTTTAGATCGGTTTTCGAAATTAACTTTACTCTGGCGCTTTGCCAAATTCTGGTCCCCAAACACATTAATATCAACCATGGCACATCCGGAGGTCGAGAATGCGATCAAGGGATTTCTGCTGGACCAGGAGAAGATGGCCGAGGTGGTGGACCGCATGACCAAGGAGATGAAGATGGGCCTGGCGAAGGATACGCATCCGAGGGCGGTGATCAAGTGCTTTGTGAGTTACGTCCAGGACTTGCCGACGGGCAAGGAGCGGGGAAAGTGCCTGGCCCTTGATCTGGGCGGCTCTAATTTTCGAGTTCTCCTTGTGACCTTAAACGGCGATGGAAGTGCGGATATTCAATCAAAGAGTTATGTGTTTCCCAGCACGCTGATGACGGGAACGTCAGATGAGCTATTCGACTTCATAGCCGCTAGCCTGGGGAATTTTTGCATTGAAAATGGCTTGGAGAACGAGGCCCTGCCATTGGGATTCACCTTCTCGTTTCCGTGCCAACAGAAGGGCATCAACAAGGGAACACTGGTGGCTTGGACCAAGGGCTTCAATGTCCCCGGAGTGGTGGGAAAAAACGTAGTCGAATTGCTGCAGCAGGCCATAGAGCGACGGGGTGAAGTAAGGATCAGTATCGTGGCCATTCTCAACGACACCGTCGGCACCCTGATGTCCTGCGCCTTTCACAATCGCAACTGTAGGATCGGACTGATCGTGGGCACCGGAACGAATGCCTGTTACGTGGAGAAGACGGTGAATGCCGAGTGTTTCGAGCACTACCAGACCAGTCCGAAGCAGTCGATGATCATTAACTGTGAGTGGGGCGCCTTTGGGGACAATGGAGTGCTGGATTTTGTACGGACCTCCTATGACAGAATCGTGGATAAGGTGACCCCGAATCCCGGTAGGCAGACATTCGAGAAATGCATCTCTGGAATGTACATGGGCGAGATAGTTCGGCTGATCGTGATCGAAATGATGGCCAAGGGAGTCATGTTCCATGGCGAGACCTCGCAGCAGATCCAGAATCGATGGTCCTTCCAGACAGCATATCTCTCGGATGTCGAGAGCGACCCGATCGGTGAATATCGACATACCAACAAAGTGATTCGCGAAATGGGATTCCTCGGGAACAACGAAGCGGACAAAATCAATTTACGGCGTATCTGCGAGGCAGTCTCCTCCCGATCCGCCAAGCTCTGCGCCTGCGGCCTGGTGACCCTCATCAACAAGATGAACATTAACGAGGTGGTGGTTGGCATCGATGGCAGTGTTTATCGCTACCACCCCAAGTACCATGACTTGCTAACAATGTACATGAAGCAGCTTCTGAAGCCGGGCGTGAAGTTCGAGCTCACCGTCTCGGAGGATGGGTCTGGCAAGGGGGCAGCTCTGGTAGCAGCCACGGCGGCTCAATCTAAGTAA
- the LOC6503429 gene encoding uridine-cytidine kinase isoform X2: MQDLKQPDSLRLPNGDASAGEEVKSPFLIGVAGGTASGKSTVCKKIMEQLGQAEMDHTQRQVVAISQDSFYRELTPAEKAKAQKGLFNFDHPDAFNEELMFATLQNILKGHKVEIPSYDYRTNSLDFENMLVIYPADVVLFEGILVFYFPKIRDLFHMKLFVDTDSDTRLARRVPRDINERGRDLDAVLTQYMTFVKPAFEEFCSPTKKFADVIIPRGADNTVAIDLIVHHIGEILATTNSAQHNNTVRVASSSMKRDH, encoded by the exons atgcaGGACCTGAAGCAACCGGACTCCTTGCGCCTGCCGAATGGTGACGCATCCGCTGGGGAGGAAGTCAAGTCACCGTTCCTCATCGGCGTGGCCGGAGGCACCGCCAGTGGCAAGTCAACCGTGTGCAAGAAGATCATGGAGCAACTCGGCCAGGCGGAAATGGACCACACACAGCGCCAGGTGGTGGCCATCAGCCAGGACAGCTTCTACCGGGAACTGACGCCCGCGGAGAAGGCCAAGGCCCAAAAGGGTCTGTTCAACTTTGACCATCCGGACGCCTTCAACGAGGAGCTGATGTTCGCCACGCTGCAGAACATTCTCAAGGGGCACAAAGTGGAGATACCCAGCTATGACTACCGCACCAATTCTCT AGACTTTGAAAACATGCTGGTCATCTACCCAGCCGATGTGGTCCTGTTCGAAGGCATTTTGGTCTTTTATTTCCCCAAAATACGCGACCTCTTCCACATGAAGCTCTTCGTGGACACCGACTCCGACACCAGATTGGCCAGAAGGG TGCCACGTGATATCAACGAACGTGGACGTGATTTGGACGCAGTACTCACCCAGTACATGACCTTCGTTAAGCCTGCCTTCGAGGAGTTCTGCTCGCCG ACGAAAAAGTTTGCTGACGTGATTATACCGCGAGGCGCCGACAACACAG TTGCCATTGATCTTATTGTACATCATATCGGGGAGATTCTCGCCACCACCAACAGCGCACAGCACAACAACACAGTCAGGGTAGCGTCGTCCAGCATGAAGCGAGACCACTAA
- the LOC6503429 gene encoding uridine-cytidine kinase isoform X1, whose amino-acid sequence MQDLKQPDSLRLPNGDASAGEEVKSPFLIGVAGGTASGKSTVCKKIMEQLGQAEMDHTQRQVVAISQDSFYRELTPAEKAKAQKGLFNFDHPDAFNEELMFATLQNILKGHKVEIPSYDYRTNSLDFENMLVIYPADVVLFEGILVFYFPKIRDLFHMKLFVDTDSDTRLARRVPRDINERGRDLDAVLTQYMTFVKPAFEEFCSPTKKFADVIIPRGADNTVAIDLIVQHIRDFLNNRSRHGSTGNMALYMNLELNAPVAGFAGPDGDDGSGNGTYNAIRRFSTLCKELNMQGNFFFATNKNLPHH is encoded by the exons atgcaGGACCTGAAGCAACCGGACTCCTTGCGCCTGCCGAATGGTGACGCATCCGCTGGGGAGGAAGTCAAGTCACCGTTCCTCATCGGCGTGGCCGGAGGCACCGCCAGTGGCAAGTCAACCGTGTGCAAGAAGATCATGGAGCAACTCGGCCAGGCGGAAATGGACCACACACAGCGCCAGGTGGTGGCCATCAGCCAGGACAGCTTCTACCGGGAACTGACGCCCGCGGAGAAGGCCAAGGCCCAAAAGGGTCTGTTCAACTTTGACCATCCGGACGCCTTCAACGAGGAGCTGATGTTCGCCACGCTGCAGAACATTCTCAAGGGGCACAAAGTGGAGATACCCAGCTATGACTACCGCACCAATTCTCT AGACTTTGAAAACATGCTGGTCATCTACCCAGCCGATGTGGTCCTGTTCGAAGGCATTTTGGTCTTTTATTTCCCCAAAATACGCGACCTCTTCCACATGAAGCTCTTCGTGGACACCGACTCCGACACCAGATTGGCCAGAAGGG TGCCACGTGATATCAACGAACGTGGACGTGATTTGGACGCAGTACTCACCCAGTACATGACCTTCGTTAAGCCTGCCTTCGAGGAGTTCTGCTCGCCG ACGAAAAAGTTTGCTGACGTGATTATACCGCGAGGCGCCGACAACACAG TGGCCATTGATTTGATTGTTCAGCACATCCGGGACTTTTTAAACAATCGCTCTCGCCACGGATCCACCGGCAACATGGCACTCTACATGAACCTGGAACTGAACGCACCGGTGGCCGGATTTGCAGGCCCAG ATGGAGACGATGGAAGTGGCAACGGCACCTACAACGCCATCCGCCGGTTCTCGACCCTCTGCAAGGAGCTCAACATGCAGGGCAACTTCTTCTTCGCCACGAACAAGAACCTGCCGCACCACTGA
- the LOC6503419 gene encoding zinc metalloproteinase nas-8: protein MSEIPAKATLFLYIAILGVTLGSGMPLEDMDFQEMIDLTDVSDIIFGNPDMETTGALVEAHNEESPQNPEELGTYYEGDILIPLSYREGRSNGTRNGILALSSRWPGGVVPYEIKGPFTSQELGNINHAFKEYHTKTCIRFKPRTTEKDYISIGSSKSGCWSSIGRLGGRQEVNLQSPNCLRTYGTPIHELMHALGFFHEQNRHERDSYVRVMNDNIKPEMMANFEKASSRTQSGFGVDYDYASVMHYSATSFSRNGQPTLKALRASSDASQMGQRRGFSAGDVRKINLMYKCKK, encoded by the exons ATGTCAGAGATCCCAGCTAAAGCCACTCTCTTTCTTTACATAGCCATCCTGGGAGTTACTCTTGGGAGTGGCATGCCCCTGGAGGACATGGACTTCCAGGAAATGATTGACTTAACCGATGTGAGTGATATAATTTTTGGAAATCCGGATATGGAGACCACCGGCGCTTTGGTGGAGGCCCACAACGAAGAATCCCCGCAGAACCCTGAGGAACTGGGCACCTACTACGAGGGTGATATACTTATTCCGCTGAGCTACCGAGAGGGCAGATCGAATGGAACCCGGAATGGCATTCTGGCGCTCAGTTCCCGCTGGCCGGGCGGTGTTGTTCCCTACGAGATCAAAGGACCTTTCACCAGCCAGGAGCTGGGCAACATCAATCATGCTTTCAAG GAATACCACACAAAGACCTGCATTCGTTTCAAGCCCCGAACCACCGAAAAGGATTACATTTCCATAGGAAGCAGCAAATCCGGCTGCTGGAGCAGCATCGGCCGCCTGGGTGGCCGCCAGGAAGTGAATCTCCAGTCCCCCAACTGTCTACGAACCTATGGAACTCCCATTCACGAACTGATGCACGCTCTCGGATTCTTCCATGAGCAGAATCGCCACGAGCGTGACTCCTATGTCCGGGTGATGAACGACAACATCAAGCCCGAGATGATGGCCAACTTCGAGAAGGCCAGTTCCAGGACTCAGTCTGGATTCGGGGTGGACTACGACTATGCCAGTGTAATGCACTACTCGGCCACGAGCTTCTCCCGGAATGGTCAGCCCACTttgaaggcccttcgtgccagCTCCGATGCCAGCCAGATGGGTCAGCGCCGTGGATTCTCCGCCGGCGATGTCCGGAAAATCAACTTGATGTACAAGTGCAAGAAATAG